A region from the Benincasa hispida cultivar B227 chromosome 8, ASM972705v1, whole genome shotgun sequence genome encodes:
- the LOC120082486 gene encoding uncharacterized protein LOC120082486 produces MENGDQFNQISDAKYECLLFDLDDTLYPFNSGLANEITKNIQEYMIEKLGMEENVPELCISLYKIYGTTMAGLRAIGYNFDYDDFHSFVHGRLPYDMLKPDPVLRNLLHSLPIRKLIFTNGDMAHATRALKRLGLEDCFEGILCFETLNPDKGTVDEEAGSVIFNINQYMSNPNSDIDLPKTPVVCKPFEEAFKQVFEIANINPQKTLFFDDSVRNLQTGKLVGLHTVLVGNSQRIKGVDHAFESIHNIKEGLPELWEAMEKLNSISYSEKVAIETSVRA; encoded by the exons ATGGAGAATGGTGATCAGTTCAATCAGATTTCTGATGCTAAATATGAATGTCTTCTCTTCG ATCTAGATGACACTCTTTATCCTTTTAATTCTGGTTTGGCAAATGAAATCACCAAGAACATTCAAG aATATATGATTGAAAAGTTAGGAATGGAGGAGAATGTGCCTGAATTGTGCATTTCCTTGTACAAGATTTATGGGACAACAATGGCTGGTCTTAGA GCTATCGGTTATAACTTCGATTACGATGATTTCCATAG TTTTGTTCATGGAAGGTTGCCATATGATATGCTCAAGCCTGACCCTGTATTGAGAAACCTTCTTCATAGCTTACCAATTCGAAAACTT ATATTTACAAATGGTGATATGGCCCATGCAACTAGAGCGCTGAAGAGACTTGGATTAGAGGACTGCTTTGAAGGGATTTTATGCTTTGAGACTCTGAATCCTGATAAGGGAACAGTTGATGAGGAAGCAGGGTCTGTAATTTTTAACATCAATCAGTATATGAGCAATCCAAACTCTGATATCGATCTACCAAAGACGCCGGTCGTCTGCAAACCATTCGAGGAGGCATTTAAGCAAGTTTTCGAGATAGCCAATATCAACCCACAGAAAACT TTGTTCTTCGACGATAGTGTTCGTAATCTACAAACCGGGAAGCTGGTGGGCCTTCACACAGTGCTG GTTGGTAATTCACAACGAATCAAGGGGGTGGATCATGCGTTCGAGAGTATCCATAATATCAAGGAAGGATTGCCTGAGCTATGGGAAGCGATGGAGAAGCTCAACAGCATCTCATATTCCGAAAAGGTAGCTATTGAGACTTCAGTTAGAGCATAA